In Trichoplusia ni isolate ovarian cell line Hi5 chromosome 2, tn1, whole genome shotgun sequence, the DNA window AAGCTTACGAGATCCTAGGAACCCCTGTCAAGCGTAGGTCATATGACTCAATCGACCCCACTATAGATGACAATGTCCCTACACAGAATGATATCAAGAAAGATGGGTTCTTCAAGTCATTCACCAAACACTTTGAGTCTAATGCTCGCTGGTCAGAGAAGAGGAATGTGCCTTTGTTAGGTGATGAGAACAGTACCCGGGAACAAGTTGAGCGGTTTTATGCTTTCTGGTACGAGTTTGAGTCGTGGCGCGAGTTCTCTTACCTCGACGAGGAGGAGAAGGAGAAGGGTGCAGACCGAGAGGAAAGGCGCTGGATAGAAAAACAGAACAAAGCTGCACGGGCCAAGCTGAAGAAGGAGGAGATGGCTAGGATACGGAATTTAATAGATCTGGCTTATGCAAACGATCCCCGGATCCAGAGGTTTAAACAAGAGGACAAAGATAAGAAGTTAGCCGCTAAACGGGCTAGACAGGTATATTTGTCTCATCTGTTTGACTGTATCATATTAAACACTTATTGGTGCATTTTAATGTACTCATCATAATTCAGAATTGAATCTCTGTTGTCCTAAATAAGGGTATCATTAGATCATCTAGTTTATAGTCATAACTATATTGGATAGGTACAAAGAAAGAGAACTGCATCGACAATTTTTCTCTAGaccatttaaaatatgattgatgtatcattttcattaagattttataatattacaagaaGAAGTTAAACAATGCAATTGTGGATTCCTACGATCTTTGTTTTCAACtactggaattaaaaaaaaatattagctaaTCTTTTACTTGTTTAGCTTTAGACTCATACATTTGACTTACTGTTTATTAACCTAATCAATAACTTAAATAcgtgtttttttgttatgtgaaaatagtaatttatttctgaaagctcaattattcttttttaatatattctgttGCTCAATTTCAGGATGCAGTACAGGCGAAAAAAGCTGAAGAGGAGCGGATTGTAAAGGAAGCTCAACTTGCCAAGCAGAAAGCGGAGGAGGCAGAGCGAGCGCGCATCGAGGCCGCGCGTGCCGAGCGCGAGCAGCTCAAGAAGAACCTGCGCAAGGAGAAGAAGGCGCTGCGGGATGTGTGCAAGGCCAACAACTACTACTCCACCACTGAGGAGGAGGCCGTGGCCCACATGGCCGCCGTCGAGAAGATCTGCGAAATGATGAAAGTTGTAGAGCTGCAGGACTTCTTAAAAGAGCTGGAGAGTAAAGGTAGAGAAGCCTTCATCAATACTGTCAAGGAGACAGAAGACAAACTAGAAGCAGAGAGAAAAGCCATATTTGAGAACCGGAGAGTTGAAGAGCAAAAAGCTAGAAAGGAGTCTGCACTCAAGCAGCCTATGGAATGGTCGGTGGAATTAACACAACTCCTAATCAAGGCAGTCAACCTATTTCCAGCGGGAACTAACCAGAGGTGGGAAGTAGTTGCTAACTTTTTAAATCAACATGGCACTTTTACAGATGAGAGAAGGTTTGTTGCTAAAGATGTTCTGAACAAAGCTAAAGACTTGCAAAGTGCAGATTTCTCTAAAAGTAGTCTCAAAAAAGCTGCCAATGAGGAAGCATTTGATCAGTTTGAAAAAGAGAAGAAGAAGGGTTATAACCACATTGACGACAGCGGAATATCGAAGAGCGACAATCCTGATAAACAAGCAAAGGTAGTCAACGGAGTAGTTCCACCAAAAGCAGAAGAGGTTCCAAAACTAGATGACAAAGTATGGACAAAAACTGAACAAGAACTATTAGAACAAGCTATCAAAACGTTCCCAGTTAGTACTCCAGAAAGGTGGGAGAAAATAGCCGACTGCATACCAAACCGTACCAAAAAAGACTGCATGAAACGATACAAGGAGTTAGTTGAATTAGTAAAAGCAAAAAAGCAAGCTGCCAACCTTGCAAAATAACATTCACCCCTACTAGTTCTGTATCAAATTGTTTACCATCCGCCACCAAGTAAATGACCAAAGTAGATAAATATgggtattgtaaaaatatatttacattggtaaaattatttgttggCTTGTGACAAAGACATTTCAAGAGGTATagaaatattgtataatatgcTTCATGAATTAGTAATTATGGAATAAattactgttttctttttaaagaaattgtaaaGCATGTTTTGTTTACTTGGTACCCTGATTATGATTGAACCAATCAGCTTACAGTTATTAATTGTGTCTAACTGCTTGGTACGACCACATAGAATAActctaaattataattgatgatTATGTACCTAGATGGTTTGTGATATTCAATTTAGAagacaaaatgtttaaatattaaatgttaagcTTAGCTTGAAGAAGTCTAGTTACTAGCGTGGCGGTTAAAAGGTTTACTCTAATTTATTTCTCAGGCAAAGTAGTTTCTAGTTAATCTAactgaaaaaatacaatcaGAGTTCCATAAGTATCCTTTGATAAATTGCCatatgaatatatattttgttgcaatagttaatttttaatcacaatTCTGTGAGCTGTTATGACTCGCGTGCCCGTCTCGGTCGCTTGCACACAAATGACACGGTCACTTAGTACTCTGCCTGCCCCGTAATCAACATACCTGTTGTGCAAATACCACAAAGATGGGAAACATTTGTTAATTCGTGACTAGAgtgattatattttacttattttatcaaCAGAAATGTTAAGGACCGTTTATAAATAAGAAGTGTTAGTCTCATCAGATAATaggatttcattaatttaatgaagtatTGAATACATGATATCAACCTCTAATTATATCCAGTCGTGCCTACCGAGCGTGAAATATTCTTTATACAATAGACAACTATTGCTCGAAGATTGAAAGATAATGTGCTCATTAACTATCGGATAGAGATTATTATAAACAGACCGACAGTAAACTTAATAGGAATTTGTTTAATATAGCCTTGACATGCAATGTGAGAACTGATGCGATATTCCGCATAAAAGctagtatttattgaaataaaatctattttcataCCTTTGCATACTATTAGCAGAAGAAATGTGTTATTATATAGGTATCTGTATGTAGATCCAGTcgattatttatagtaaaatgttCATCAATTCTTCAACCATAAAGCACTTTCTCGCCATAAGTTGCAAAATACTGTGTCTCTGGCGGGCGGCGGTTCACCCAGGACAACGGACTGGCCGTTTCATTAGCAGTCACTACAAACTCAccactacatatttttatatttaattttatttgtttattgtgatGAATATagtcaatttgaaattttcctttgtttttctttaatactaCCTACCATAAATCTACAACATTCTTTCGCACTACGACCAATATTAATTTCGACAATACTAGATTTCTCTAATGTGCCTCTCCTTTATCTCGAATGAGTACTTTTGTCTAAGACGGAAGTGAAACTGTGGATTTATTCCATTCCCAGGATTTGTATTCTCACCCTCAAAATAGCCCGACAGGGGTCAAGGGACCGCGACGAGCCGTCATTACAATAATTAGGCCCTACGATAGTAAGTTGTGCATTTCCGAAGCGGAGCATTCAGAGGTCGGTTCAAGGTCGCTGGCCGACAGGTGTATCTACAGTGTAGCtacttgttatttatatattccaTACGTGAAGTATCTTCGGCCACGCATACCCAAGGCCGTTATAGACATTGTTGGCTATAAgttcttaaaactatttatgaCTGATGAATGATAATTATTCAGATATTTACTGATAGCTCTATAAAAAGAGGCGATGCATTTATAGATTCAATGATCCTAAATTCAAAATCATCTCAAATATttccatattatattatttgcattAGCGGAAGCTCCCTCATTTTTTCAAGTAACAGATTCTAAAAGCGCCTTGCTACATTTGCTCCGTCAAACAACTTGCCGGTGGTTTGCCTGTAGTACCTATACGAAATTTACAAAGAACATAGTTTGTATTTTGGATACTGCAGGGAAGTGCAGTGGACTCCCGTCGCATATTCATGATATTCTTTAGTTATACCTATTCAGTTTTTTTCCAAACTAAGGAGCATGTTTGAGTTTGAGGCAGGAATTCCCCAATGATCGTCTTGGTCAAAATTTAAGTGCTGGGAATGTGCGGATTTAAAGGATAAAAATAGCAACGTGTTTCCTTTTTCATCTTTTTCTATACTGTGCTATGAATTTTACATCTTTTACTGAACAAAACCTAGGTATGTACCTAAATAACACCTTGCTCCTCATCTTAGAAATTGCtaattaagtaagtattattatgCTCATACGGCTTAGAAGCTAGCTATTTTTGCGCGTTTGATCCATGAATACTTTTGCTGGCAAGTGGCCGGTTATAGCTACATTAAttgtaagtaagtaggtattacTTATATCTAACGGGGATAGAAAGAAAGCGGGTGACGTATGGATCAGCTAGTAACTGAGTCATGAGGTAGGTCCACATTCAGgaaatgataaaaagaaaaaattagtCGCCTGCTCAGATTACACCACAGTTTAGCGAGGCCACCCCATCACTTACAACGTAACATCCTGTTTGTGGATAGTTTACATTCAAactatggtttttttttactgcaaGTTATTTACCATGGAGCTTGGAgcttttgatttttaaactaagtttcaGGAGCTATCTAATACATTATGTTGCCTTATTAAAAACAACCTCGTTGGTCATTATCAGCACAAAATCAAATATTCTGTTATTAGGATGTTCTCTTACATTGATGAATGGAACATATCATCTCAGTATACATACCAACAAATAAACCGTATTGCCAACTAGCAATAACAACGCAATACCGAAAATTACAGGCATTGTCCAAAATATTCGGCCATTTAAAATCgcggaaataggtagtaaggaCCAGTTCGTTAGTACCTATTTCGTTGCATAATTAGACCtagaaaattcatattttccCCAAAACATGAGTTAGAGCTATCCTCGAACGTTGACCTCGCTGAGCGTTCACCATGAAATGAGGCTATGTGTATGCATTTGTTAGATTGCATTTCAATATTCTTTTATGTTACTTTATTTGGTCACGGCTCGGGTGTGTCGAGCATGCACTATCGGTGTTTCATATAATCGAAATAACAAATCGATTTCTGTCGACTGACTGCAGATGATTCAACGTTTGTACCAGTGTGTAGTAGATACCTTTTGGTCTAACGcatataagatttaaaaaaaaaactcttggTCATCACTTTCATTCCTCATTAGACACCTTACATATTTAAGAATATGTGTTGAGCGAAACTTGTGAAATCATAGTGAGCTTGCATTTTTCACCATCGAAAGTATCATAAATCTTATGTAAAGCCGTTACGGTAAAGGGCACTAGATAAACTTCAAGAGTAATGGGAGTGGCGAATAGTAACTGGACATGCACCTCCAATGTACAAGCGACGCAATCAAAATCTGGAGTCTTGTCCCACCATCCAATTACTTCTACATGACCGAACACGGTGAAAAGTACAAATATATGTGCGTGTCCGCTGTTCGGGTCGCTGCTATAACAAGCTGATTAGCCATGAAATAACACCACATCCTGTTACAAAATCAAGGAAACATTTATTCAGACAAAAAACGAACATCATATGACTGATACCAAAAGTTTACATGTacataaaaactatcaaatgtaTGCTGATTTACAACGGCTGCGATTTTGGCTGGAGATGGCAAACTAAAGGTCATCGATATCTTCAGGTTAGGTTGCAGACTTG includes these proteins:
- the LOC113502036 gene encoding dnaJ homolog subfamily C member 2, coding for MTEGDSSENGRVVAIPSPFVKRKVECAGAAFLRYYNVKCHGGDALFETLKSSEKAEEVVFDDDVEYLRSLDPKDWKMQDHYAVLGMKNLRYKATDDEIKRAYRQKVLKHHPDKRKAQGEEIRSDDDYFTCITKAYEILGTPVKRRSYDSIDPTIDDNVPTQNDIKKDGFFKSFTKHFESNARWSEKRNVPLLGDENSTREQVERFYAFWYEFESWREFSYLDEEEKEKGADREERRWIEKQNKAARAKLKKEEMARIRNLIDLAYANDPRIQRFKQEDKDKKLAAKRARQDAVQAKKAEEERIVKEAQLAKQKAEEAERARIEAARAEREQLKKNLRKEKKALRDVCKANNYYSTTEEEAVAHMAAVEKICEMMKVVELQDFLKELESKGREAFINTVKETEDKLEAERKAIFENRRVEEQKARKESALKQPMEWSVELTQLLIKAVNLFPAGTNQRWEVVANFLNQHGTFTDERRFVAKDVLNKAKDLQSADFSKSSLKKAANEEAFDQFEKEKKKGYNHIDDSGISKSDNPDKQAKVVNGVVPPKAEEVPKLDDKVWTKTEQELLEQAIKTFPVSTPERWEKIADCIPNRTKKDCMKRYKELVELVKAKKQAANLAK